A genomic region of Paenibacillus sp. PL2-23 contains the following coding sequences:
- a CDS encoding SRPBCC domain-containing protein, whose amino-acid sequence MSNQHSESASKLDDIVKIVTLKAPIAKVWEAVATADGIAAWFMPNTFEPVLGHEFHLNAGPFGKSPCKVLELEPPYRLSFSWDRDWTITFQLEETAQGTRFTLTHSGWDEATATAFGEKHAVVRERMAGGWVGILQKLSEAVEG is encoded by the coding sequence ATGAGTAATCAACATTCGGAGTCCGCAAGCAAATTAGATGATATTGTTAAAATAGTGACGCTGAAGGCGCCAATCGCCAAGGTGTGGGAGGCAGTGGCGACGGCTGACGGCATTGCGGCCTGGTTTATGCCCAATACGTTCGAGCCGGTGCTGGGGCATGAATTTCATTTGAATGCGGGACCATTCGGCAAGTCGCCTTGCAAGGTGCTGGAGCTGGAGCCGCCTTATCGTCTGTCGTTCTCATGGGACAGGGACTGGACGATCACGTTTCAGCTGGAGGAGACGGCCCAAGGCACGCGGTTCACGCTCACACATAGCGGCTGGGACGAAGCTACGGCAACGGCATTCGGCGAGAAGCATGCGGTTGTCCGCGAGAGAATGGCTGGCGGTTGGGTCGGCATTCTGCAGAAGCTGTCTGAGGCGGTTGAGGGGTAA
- a CDS encoding 1,4-dihydroxy-6-naphthoate synthase, producing MPIAYSPCPNDTFIFHAWAHGLLPGAPPLDVTYADIDMTNYWAARGEGPDVMKISYAALPWVLENYRLLPCGGALGRGCGPLVLAKDGAMDAAALSGKRIAVPSDRSTAYLLFRLWAAQQVPGGIGEIVIMPFHEIMPAVRDGRIDAGLVIHEARFTYKSYGLHMLQDLGAWWEADTGSPIPLGAIIARRSLELEAETISGWIRASLDYAWANPDASSAYVMEHAQELSLDVAQAHIQLYVNAFSRDLGEDGYGAIESLLGRAAEQGLVPAFDLGLLRS from the coding sequence CTGCCTATCGCCTATTCGCCTTGTCCCAACGATACATTTATTTTCCATGCATGGGCCCATGGACTCCTTCCGGGAGCTCCTCCCTTAGACGTCACCTACGCAGATATTGATATGACGAATTATTGGGCTGCTCGCGGCGAAGGTCCCGATGTGATGAAAATATCATATGCCGCACTGCCATGGGTGCTGGAGAACTACCGTCTCCTCCCTTGCGGCGGCGCGCTGGGGCGCGGCTGTGGACCGCTTGTGCTGGCCAAGGACGGCGCTATGGACGCTGCAGCATTATCCGGCAAGCGGATCGCCGTGCCAAGCGACCGGTCCACCGCATACCTTCTCTTCCGGCTGTGGGCTGCTCAGCAGGTGCCGGGCGGCATAGGCGAAATCGTCATCATGCCGTTCCATGAGATCATGCCTGCTGTGAGAGACGGCAGGATAGACGCAGGCCTCGTCATTCATGAGGCGCGGTTTACCTACAAGTCATATGGCTTGCATATGCTGCAGGACCTCGGCGCTTGGTGGGAAGCCGATACCGGCTCCCCTATTCCGCTAGGGGCTATCATTGCCCGCCGTTCGCTGGAGCTGGAGGCTGAGACGATTAGCGGCTGGATTCGCGCCTCCCTGGATTACGCGTGGGCGAACCCTGACGCTTCGTCCGCTTATGTCATGGAGCATGCGCAGGAGCTGTCCCTGGACGTTGCTCAAGCCCACATCCAGCTGTACGTGAATGCCTTCAGCCGTGATCTGGGCGAGGACGGCTATGGCGCGATCGAATCGCTGCTTGGGCGCGCGGCCGAGCAAGGGCTTGTGCCCGCCTTCGACCTTGGCTTACTGAGGTCGTAG
- a CDS encoding metalloregulator ArsR/SmtB family transcription factor, producing the protein MGEALQKHDVFQAIADPTRRRLLHMLSEGEMPVTAISGQFTMSRTAVSKHLRILAEAGLVKDRKVGRETRYRLEPEPLRELERWLGYFERYWDNKLMALKRLVEDDGE; encoded by the coding sequence ATGGGCGAGGCGCTTCAGAAGCATGATGTATTCCAGGCAATTGCCGATCCCACGCGGCGCAGGCTGCTTCATATGCTGAGCGAGGGAGAGATGCCGGTTACTGCGATCAGCGGCCAATTCACGATGAGCCGCACGGCGGTGTCCAAGCATCTGCGTATTCTGGCGGAGGCGGGGCTTGTGAAGGACCGCAAGGTGGGGAGAGAGACAAGGTACAGGCTGGAGCCGGAACCGCTTCGCGAGCTGGAGCGGTGGCTTGGTTATTTCGAGCGATACTGGGATAACAAGCTGATGGCGTTGAAGAGGCTAGTGGAGGATGATGGGGAGTAA
- a CDS encoding carbonic anhydrase, translating to MSIVSELLSFNKQFVEEKQYETYLTDKFPEKKLAILTCMDTRLVELLPKALNLRNGDAKFIKNAGAILTQPFGSAMRSILVAVYELGAREVLVIGHHGCGMTNLDSSSMVEKFSQHGVDPKAVETLESAGIRMDKFLKGFSSPEEGVMDSVRLIRNHPLFPKDVPVHGFVIHPETGELQLIVQDYREE from the coding sequence ATGTCTATCGTATCTGAGCTGTTGTCGTTTAATAAGCAATTTGTTGAAGAGAAGCAATATGAGACTTACCTGACGGACAAGTTCCCGGAGAAGAAGCTCGCGATTCTCACCTGCATGGACACCCGACTGGTGGAGCTGCTGCCCAAAGCGCTTAATCTTCGCAATGGCGACGCAAAGTTTATCAAGAACGCTGGCGCGATCCTGACGCAGCCATTCGGCAGCGCAATGCGCAGCATTCTGGTCGCGGTATACGAGCTTGGCGCTCGCGAGGTGCTTGTCATTGGCCATCACGGCTGCGGCATGACAAATCTGGATTCCTCAAGCATGGTCGAGAAATTCAGCCAGCACGGCGTGGATCCTAAAGCGGTTGAGACGCTGGAGAGCGCGGGCATACGCATGGATAAGTTCCTGAAAGGCTTCAGCAGCCCTGAAGAGGGCGTCATGGACAGCGTTCGCCTTATTCGCAATCACCCGCTGTTCCCGAAGGACGTTCCGGTTCACGGCTTTGTGATCCATCCGGAGACGGGCGAGCTTCAATTGATCGTCCAAGACTACAGAGAAGAATAG
- a CDS encoding DUF3231 family protein — protein sequence MNLLELFKDAMQAFKDKEKTPLHVGEVMNLWFYLTATEQTLRGEQVSLNTVQDADLKTKIEDVIQHVHNPIRTELKEFLRQEGVPLPKATPDKSLGDFRTIPESAKLTDEEIANLLVYNLVLGINSACRGMTEAVRPDVGVMFAGFQMKKAAFSMTLRGLMIEKGWLLMPPYYYQQAPVAQP from the coding sequence ATGAATCTGCTTGAACTGTTCAAAGACGCTATGCAAGCGTTCAAAGATAAGGAAAAAACACCGCTTCATGTCGGTGAGGTGATGAATCTCTGGTTCTACCTGACGGCAACGGAACAGACGCTTCGAGGGGAGCAGGTGTCGTTGAATACGGTTCAAGACGCTGACCTGAAGACCAAGATTGAGGATGTTATCCAGCATGTCCATAACCCCATTCGTACGGAGTTGAAGGAGTTTCTGAGACAAGAAGGCGTGCCTCTGCCGAAGGCTACCCCGGACAAGTCGCTGGGAGACTTTCGTACCATACCGGAAAGCGCTAAGCTGACAGACGAGGAGATTGCCAATCTGCTCGTTTATAATTTGGTGCTGGGCATTAATTCCGCCTGCCGCGGCATGACGGAGGCAGTCCGGCCGGATGTGGGCGTCATGTTCGCGGGCTTCCAGATGAAGAAGGCGGCGTTCTCTATGACGCTTAGAGGGCTGATGATCGAGAAGGGGTGGCTGCTGATGCCCCCTTATTATTACCAGCAAGCGCCAGTCGCGCAGCCTTAA
- a CDS encoding anhydro-N-acetylmuramic acid kinase — MCLCIDNAFVSGGGAHNAPLLRMLGELLLEQKLMTSGELGLADNNAKEAFIFALLGHDFLRGIPNNVPAATGADRRTVMGKLALP; from the coding sequence ATGTGCCTCTGTATCGATAATGCTTTCGTAAGCGGGGGCGGAGCGCATAACGCGCCCTTGCTTCGCATGCTCGGGGAGCTGCTCCTCGAACAGAAGCTGATGACATCCGGCGAGCTCGGCTTGGCGGACAACAACGCGAAGGAGGCGTTTATTTTTGCGTTGCTGGGCCATGACTTCCTGCGCGGTATCCCGAACAACGTCCCCGCCGCAACCGGCGCTGACCGCAGAACCGTGATGGGCAAGCTGGCGCTGCCTTGA